From Virgibacillus natechei, the proteins below share one genomic window:
- a CDS encoding CapA family protein has translation MSKELSFKERLKLWTIRHRDKALLHSIIALIVLAIPFFGHQLFFSASPPSDTRPDNVEYRMSMVGDMMMGRHVHDAAIRSNEPIDRVFDYVHPFFEESDYVTGNFETPILNVDDEEVAAVMDDAELHNKDIHIYSEPWAMDALVNAGFDSVSFANNHALDFGDLSLQQTLEHIEDAPIETVGIGDAMNLSDEEIEEGATDAAEMSYFDINDDVRAGIIGFTDVFVQGFSAQDYVGGVFTPQNEGLMELRNRLLQAKAAEEDGGGEADVVIVHIHWGDEYQVGSNDTQEERAQYLANYGADIIIGHHSHVLEPVTVVEGVDGNRAIVMNSMGNFVFDQGWTRTKESAIAQLDFLDDGSKQLSFVPMYIEDTRPRETAGLTKFYRDYRIFRTLRKELDNEWWTVEDGRLNIDLDKAGVLEGVEITS, from the coding sequence ATGTCGAAAGAATTATCTTTTAAAGAAAGACTAAAATTGTGGACGATTCGCCATCGTGACAAAGCATTGCTTCATTCGATCATTGCGCTCATTGTGTTGGCTATTCCCTTCTTCGGTCATCAGTTGTTCTTTTCTGCATCCCCGCCATCTGATACCAGGCCGGATAATGTAGAGTATCGGATGTCCATGGTGGGTGATATGATGATGGGACGCCATGTACATGACGCTGCGATACGAAGTAATGAACCGATTGACCGTGTTTTTGACTATGTTCACCCTTTTTTTGAGGAATCGGATTATGTTACAGGAAATTTTGAAACCCCGATACTAAATGTTGATGACGAAGAAGTAGCTGCAGTGATGGACGATGCAGAACTGCATAATAAAGATATCCATATTTATTCAGAACCATGGGCTATGGATGCGCTTGTAAATGCAGGATTTGATTCTGTTAGCTTTGCCAATAATCATGCACTTGATTTCGGTGATTTATCGCTTCAGCAAACGCTGGAACATATTGAAGATGCGCCAATTGAGACAGTGGGAATCGGTGATGCTATGAACCTTTCGGATGAGGAAATAGAGGAAGGGGCAACTGATGCTGCTGAAATGTCCTATTTTGACATCAATGACGACGTTCGAGCGGGCATCATTGGCTTTACGGATGTTTTTGTACAAGGGTTCAGTGCTCAGGACTACGTAGGAGGCGTATTCACACCACAGAATGAAGGGCTGATGGAGCTAAGGAATCGCCTGCTTCAAGCAAAAGCTGCTGAAGAAGACGGTGGAGGTGAGGCAGATGTTGTTATTGTCCATATTCATTGGGGGGATGAGTACCAGGTTGGATCCAATGACACTCAAGAGGAACGTGCTCAATACTTAGCCAATTATGGCGCAGATATTATCATTGGACATCACTCGCATGTACTGGAACCTGTCACTGTCGTCGAAGGAGTAGATGGAAATCGCGCAATAGTTATGAATAGCATGGGGAATTTCGTGTTCGATCAGGGCTGGACCCGCACGAAGGAATCCGCTATCGCTCAACTTGATTTCTTGGATGACGGTTCCAAACAACTTTCGTTTGTACCAATGTATATTGAAGATACTCGGCCGAGAGAAACGGCAGGTTTGACGAAATTTTATCGAGACTACCGCATATTCAGGACTCTGAGGAAGGAGTTAGACAATGAATGGTGGACGGTGGAAGACGGCCGGCTTAACATTGACTTAGACAAAGCAGGTGTCCTTGAAGGAGTGGAAATCACATCATGA